Genomic DNA from Oryza sativa Japonica Group chromosome 5, ASM3414082v1:
CCTTTGCTATTGCTAAACAGTCTTCATTGATTTCCGTGGTTGCAGTACAAGAATGTCAGGCCAGACTACCTGAGCAACATCTGGAAGGTGATGAACTGGAAATACGCAGGGGAGGTGTACGAAAATGCGACTGCTTGATGTTGTCTGAAGGCAACGCTCATGGTTTTTTTTCACCTAGTACTGCCATGGATCTTTGTATGCAATAAAAATGGGCCTATTGCACTTCTGGACCTTGTGTACATTGCGTAGAGGTGGACTAATGCATAACATAATATGCCTGAGATTTTCTTCTTGTGCTGCTTTCCTGCATTTCTTTGCTCCTGGTGTTTCACTGCCCATGCATTTACTACTGCGCCGGTACTGCCTTTCTGTGCCAATTCCCGTTCTCAAAGCGAATGAATAATTCTGTGctgatatactacctccgtttcaaaatatagtgacttttagctatgaatctggacacataattgttcagattcatagttaaaaatacttatattttaggattgcttatattttgggacggagggagggagtaatGATGTAATTTAGGAAGAACACTCGTACATATGGAACGCATGCAGTTCTTTGTAAATTTACAAGAATAGTCTCGTGGAACGCAAGTAATGGATCAACCAAAATACTAATCCCCCTCGTACCTCAGCACAGTCCTCATCGCCTGGTGTACATGCGTGCATCTTTCATATAATCGCGGAAAAGCCACGACACTTGTTTTTAAGTGCTCAAGTTGTATAAAAGTTGGATGTGAGCGATATCTTTTGTAATATTTAGAATATTATCTAAAAACAATATGTTTAAATGTATGTTGGGGAATAATTTCATCAGATTATATTTTAACCATATTTAATAAATATATTCGAACATAAATTTTTATCGGTCAATTTTCTTGTTTCTGACTTTATTTGCTTGGGTGCGTGCTGAAGAATGTGGTGTTCTTATCTCCGATTCTCTTTCACAAATTTtaaccatcatttttttttattttacatagATCAAGACGAATTGTATGATTGTTTCCGgtgtgttttttcaaaaaaaaagagcagtttttcttttcatttcgtAAATTTCAGTCactttttaaaaacaaaaaagtacTCCATACAGCTTAATTTTGGAAAATTCAAAGTTCAGCATAATTACAAAAAAGCTTAGGACAAACGACTCGCCCTTGCGATTTTGCGAATGATAAACGAACGGTTTCATTTCACAGACGCTTCACTTCGCTCAGCTGTAGTAGACATCGAGTTTGAGTCGGACTCCGACTCCGAGTCCCATTCGGTACCCCTCCATCCATAAATCTCGTTTCgtcctcgcccgccgcctccgcttcccATTCCCGCCGCCCGCTTCCTCCACCTGATCCTTCGCCCTCGATTCGCTGCACTTGatccgccgctgcgccgcctcTCGATTCGATCCATCTCTGTGCCCTAGCTACCCTCGCAGCAGAGTCCACTCCACCCGAGGTGCGACATGGCCGTCGGGatggcgcctcctcctcccacggccgccgcgctgccgtcccgccgccgcctcagggAGCGGATCCAGTCGGAGCGCCAGGTGGTCGGCGGCCTCCTCAAGAAGGCGGAGGCCTTGGTGGCCCGCGCCAAGGAGGACGTCCATGgcgggcgcgccgcggcggcgcactCCGAGGCCTGCGCTCTCCCTCGCCGCGGCCGTTTCTTGCGTCGTCCGGAGGCCCGACCGGAGGCGGAGGCCACCGCCGCGATGGACGGGGCTGCCTCTCCCCGCAAGAAGAGGCGGAAGGCGGCGACCTCCGCGAGCTCgatcgtggaggtggaggtgatcGAGCCGACCATGCCCAAGGCGCAGAGGGACCGCCTCTACGGCCTCCTCTCCTCGCTGTCGGCGGAGATGCCATTGCCGCCGCACATCGTGGCCTTGATGCAGAGCCAGTGCTGCTGCGTCGTGGACCCTAATGGCGAAGAGATGGATGTGGACCTTGGCTCCGCGAAGGATGCTGCCTTGTTCCAGTTGCTGAACCTGCTCGAGGAATTCGCTCAACAGCAGACCACCAAGATTCAGCCACGGCTGGCGGAGGAGCAAGAACCGCCCAAGATCGAGGCACCCGACGCCACCAGCCGCTCGTCGTCGATCTGCCAACTGATGGAGGACGGCGAGGTCGCCGATGAGGGCGCGGACATGGACATGGACATCTGCGGCGGCGTCTCTCCCCTGGTAGTGGACAAGGTTCAGTTCTCGCCGCTTCCGAAGCAAGAAGAGGATGATGAGTTGATCaacaccagcggcggcggcggcttctctcTCCAATCGCCGCCTGCCAAGCAACAAGAGGAAGAATTCGTCCGCGATGCCTCCCCTGTTGCAGTTGACAAGTTCCCTCAAACTGAATCTCCTAGCTCGAGCACTGGCTCCTCTTCTGGatcgtcatcatcttcatcttcgaGCGGTGGCTCATCTGGATCATCCTGCAGCGGTTGCTCCTCTTCAGGCAGCGACTCTAACGATGACGGAGACAGTGCGAGCAGCCGCCCTGATAACTCTGAACTTCCCACTGAAGCTGCAGCGAAGCCATTGGAGCAGCAGCAGGTCACAGTCTGCGGCGGCGTCTCTCCCCTGATCGATGAGTTCTCGCCGCTTCCGAAGCAACAAGAGGATGACGAGTTGATCGACGTCACTGGCGGCGTCTCCCCTGTATCAGTCAACAAGTTCCCAGATTCTCCTCGCTCGAGCAGCAGtggctcttcctcctcttccagcAGCggttcgtcctcctcctcgtcggaaaGTGACtcagacgacgacggcgacagtgCGAGCAGCAAGCCAGACACCGCAGATCATCCCACTGAAGCTGAGGCGCCGAAGCTTCAGCCATTGGAGCAACATGAGGTCGCGGAGCAAGACAAGAAGCTGATCGCCGAGAGAGCAGCATCTCCGAACACCGAGATGCAGGAGCTGATCGCCAGGGCCCAGGAGAGGCAGAAACTCCGGCTTGAGCTCGAGAGGAAGACGGCGCGCGAGCTCGAGAGGAAGATGGCGCGCGAGCAGCTGCAGGAGATGGAGAGGACGGCACGGCCGGTCTACGACAGCATCGACCCCAGTGTCATGAAGCAGCTCGGGATCTCCGGCGATGCGCAGTACATCGTCAGCCCGGTGAAATCTCGGCACAGCCTgcatcggcgcggcggcggcggcctgctaCAGAAGCTCGGCTTCTTCCTCAAAGAATAGCATGATCCATCATCAATGGTGTCTGTAAAGCTCTGTAGGTTTCTTGTCACATTGGGATCATATGCTCTGAGCCTCTGACAATGATCTCATCAGTTGCTTGCTCTCAAGCCTTTGATGTACTTAAAACCATTGATTAGCTTGCAGCTAAGTTATGCTGTACATGTGTCTTGTATTATATCTGATTATATGAAATTATGAATCGTCTTAAACAACTGTACTGTTTCTGCCTTATTTCAAGTGTATGCTTAGTCTTCTGTTCATGAATGATAACAGTTGCACATGTTGTTAGTTTATCTGAAACAAGCAAAGCGACAGCATCAACGAagtagtcttttttttttttggtgagatTTACCTTTGGAAAAGGTAAGAGAAACTGATTTATAAGATATATCTGGTGCAAAATTGAAGATCAGGAACAATGTTTGTACATGGTAAGCACCCTTGAGTTTCCAAGAGTGATGCTACTAACCTCTTAACAAACAGAAAAACAAAGAGAAACAACTAATAGTGCTAAAATGCCTCAACAACACAGCTGACATTGCTGCCTCCCACTTGCAAAGTAACAAAGCAAAAATTGCTGCCTGTGTAGTGCAGGATAGATGGGTGAACCTATTTCAGATTACTTCTTGTGTGAGAGCTCTCCACTAGTTTTGGGAAGCAAATGCTCACAGGAAACCTTGATGGGCTGCTCATCCCAAATATACTTGTGTGCTCTTCAACTGCAACGATCTTGTCTGCTTCGTCAACCACATAGGCCATAGGTTGCTGTTATCGCAAATTCCGGATCTCCTGCGCGACGTCTAAGCAACACTCAATGGGACAGTTGGTCTTGATTGCATTGGCGCCTATATGTGATCTACAAGCAGCATACCCTTCCTGCTCACACATTCAGAGGGTGCTCAGATAGTCAGATTGCAAAGGTATACCAATATATGCTTATTAAAAAGTCAAAAGGTTAATTAAAGATGCTTCATTAGGTAAATACTTATTAAGAAGAACTGACTGATACATATCACATAAGAAGCAAAAATTAAGAAAAGATGGGTGCTGAGTTAGCTAGGAATTTGCATGTTAACTGAACATTGATATTACAGACAAGCGAAATACCTTTCGCAGCGAGTTTATGAGGGTGCCAAGTGGTGGAGAGTTTACTTTTGCACGGCTAGCAATCTAGAACCACATGCAACAAATTAGTTTTGCTGGAAGATTTCTGATAGTAAGCTTGAATGGTACATTACATATTTCTGAACAAGTTAATAAGGAACTGCAAAATATACCTCATCAAGTCTGATATATCCAGGGGGCAACCTTGAGTCGCTTTCCTCAATCATTGTGTCAAGAAGTTTTTCTAATGAGACACCATTCTCAATTGTGTTTGCCCATCCCCATTCTGTTGCCAAGCTTAACATTTCAGTTAGGAAGGTGGTATCATGGAGAGGACCTGTCCAAAGTGGTCCTACAACAGTGATCGAATCGGGATCCTGTAAAAGAAAATGTAACCACATAATAGCACAGTTCCTTACCCAAGTATTTAACAGTAAGAATGGCTTGATGAGATTTCTTGCGTATGGCATACAGTTCTCAACTTAGGTGATGAACTTATGTGATGGAGACATATTCATTAGTAGCATGTGGCATATGGTTCTCAACTTATTAAATGGGCATGTTTGTATGCTAGCAAAGTGATAATATTTGGTTTATTACCTTTGGGGTGTTCTATTGGAAACAAAGTAGTCAGATAACCTTTTGTATTGTGCTAACATACTCTAATAGCCCTTACTTAACCTTAAGAAGTATTGATCTACTTTTCAGACctgctaaaaatatttaatatggTCCAACACTTGCTAACTATATCATAGCAAAGCCTGGGTTGGCAGCTATGGCTGATCTGGGAGTATCCACTACCCAGTAAGCCTGACTCTAGAGTGAATCATGTATCCGGGAGCTTTACCACTCCAAGCGATCACACATGATTTGATTTCAACAAAGAAATCTTTCGCATCAATACAGTAAAAAAAATGGGACAAACTATGATTTGCTTATGATGCCTTTCACATTATTATACCACCACAGACTCGTGTACCTACAATTTTGTCTGCACAACCACAAGTAATCTGCCCCAACTCATCAAATCCAAAAGTCCGTGACTGGCCACAACTTTTGCAATGGCAAATGAAACCATAATTACTGCCAAAATAGAAATAGTTAGCAACTACCCATTGTATGGACTAACTGTTCATATCGTCATAGAATGACCAGTAACAAAAGAACAATGACTAACCTGATGCCATCTTGTTTTCCATTATGTAACTGTACCATGACTCGAAAAATAGGGCCATGATATGCATAGTATGAGAACAATGGAGTAATGTGAAATCCCAGAATAGCAGCTTCCCGTGCAGCACCACCTATAAGCATTCGCAAACCGACCTCATTCGGATATGGCACTGGACGTATATATGCTCCATATGATGACAAAGAGCTAAAGAAAACATAATGTTACAAGGTTCACATGAAAGAAGCATGGATGCTATAATGCCCACTACAAAACAAACCTGGTCAAGTTCAACACAGAAAAACTAATCTGTAGTGTAGCCTAGtgtgcattacaaaaggaattGACTATTACAACAGGAGCATTGGCACACCACCAAAGAAATAGTGATATGCATGTACGAAGTGCACACTGTCATACTCAACAATCTAATTTGAATTCACTGTTTCTAATTATACTACAAACAGAATTACTGATTTGATGTTCATACTCATTCTAAAATCTGCTTTCTAACTTCGCTCACACCGTTTGTCCATCTGACATGGATTTTCCTAGGTAAACATATGTTTCATGCTCTCTAATAATTGACATTATTTGCCATACGTTATTTAGCAGTTTCTAGTACACCTACTGAACAACTAAAAGGCCAGCATTTGAACATGTAAAACTATGTACATTTTCAGAATACAAAGATTACAACCGTCAGTTGAGCTATAAGAAGCAATTCAATGCAGAAGTGTAGCAGACACTCCAGTTTCAATTGAGCAAATATTAATCAACATAATCTGAACACAATAAACAGAACAATTctaataattgacaaaagatagAAATGCTTGATGAATTAGCACAAGCTTTAAGAAGCTAAGGCGAAGGCATTACAAATTGGATGATACTACCCGAGATGTGTCATGCCGAAATGGACCACGGACTCACCTTCTTGAGCCATACCCTCTCGCGGACCGCCAATCCGTAGATGTCAGATACAGTAGGC
This window encodes:
- the LOC4338418 gene encoding transcription factor GTE10 translates to MAVGMAPPPPTAAALPSRRRLRERIQSERQVVGGLLKKAEALVARAKEDVHGGRAAAAHSEACALPRRGRFLRRPEARPEAEATAAMDGAASPRKKRRKAATSASSIVEVEVIEPTMPKAQRDRLYGLLSSLSAEMPLPPHIVALMQSQCCCVVDPNGEEMDVDLGSAKDAALFQLLNLLEEFAQQQTTKIQPRLAEEQEPPKIEAPDATSRSSSICQLMEDGEVADEGADMDMDICGGVSPLVVDKVQFSPLPKQEEDDELINTSGGGGFSLQSPPAKQQEEEFVRDASPVAVDKFPQTESPSSSTGSSSGSSSSSSSSGGSSGSSCSGCSSSGSDSNDDGDSASSRPDNSELPTEAAAKPLEQQQVTVCGGVSPLIDEFSPLPKQQEDDELIDVTGGVSPVSVNKFPDSPRSSSSGSSSSSSSGSSSSSSESDSDDDGDSASSKPDTADHPTEAEAPKLQPLEQHEVAEQDKKLIAERAASPNTEMQELIARAQERQKLRLELERKTARELERKMAREQLQEMERTARPVYDSIDPSVMKQLGISGDAQYIVSPVKSRHSLHRRGGGGLLQKLGFFLKE
- the LOC4338419 gene encoding uncharacterized protein is translated as MAISAAAAAAAALSFPRALPSPLQPRRHRHRRRSAEPPACAHSERGVTFDPGSAFYRSDSAAGRDLAVLAATLHRRAAGPSAPFLCLDAMCGCGVRALRYLAQVGADFVWANDASEALRPVIVGNLSRFERAPDRRWAVSHLDATRLLSERYLRREYFDVIDVDSFGGDAAYIRAALLALRIGGLLYLTSTDWRSARGYGSRSSLSSYGAYIRPVPYPNEVGLRMLIGGAAREAAILGFHITPLFSYYAYHGPIFRVMVQLHNGKQDGISNYGFICHCKSCGQSRTFGFDELGQITCGCADKIDPDSITVVGPLWTGPLHDTTFLTEMLSLATEWGWANTIENGVSLEKLLDTMIEESDSRLPPGYIRLDEIASRAKVNSPPLGTLINSLRKEGYAACRSHIGANAIKTNCPIECCLDVAQEIRNLR